Sequence from the Trichomycterus rosablanca isolate fTriRos1 chromosome 10, fTriRos1.hap1, whole genome shotgun sequence genome:
AGAACCTTTGAACCCCCTGAAGCAGGACATCTGCGTGATGTGTGTAATGTATTTCCACATAAAGTATACATATGGAACCTCAGGTTTGTTTATGAAGCATTTTGCACTTTTAACAGGATACATGATTAAGGTAAATATTCCTTTGTTCCTTTCAAGAAAAGATCAGATAAAATTAAACGATTATCTTTTTAATCCTGTCTGATCTTTTCTTGAATTAACTCAGTAAGGCCTTGATCATttacaaattatttaaatatagtgtGTTAGAGTACAAAACTCATGACATTAACTGAAATGTTTTTTGTAAAATTGATAATTATCTTGTTTACTGAAAGTCCAATGTATATCATGTGTATTTAGTATAAGTATTAATCAGATGATTTACTGCCCTTTTTCTTTAGACATGAGAGGATCCAGGACACAATGATGTAGACACAGGATGTTCTGGGGACAATTATCCTATCGATATGTGTGACATTGGGAAAAGGGTACgagaaataaaagtaatttaatataattagtTATTTATTGCAATCTACTTGAAAGTTCTTGGGTAAAAAACTAAGATGTGACTTACTGAAATAGAAAATTAGTCCCAGAAATAATATTGTGAACATAAATCAACTCGGACACCACAGAGATTTAAACAACGGCAATGAATCTGAAAGGAAGGCTTTGAGATCTTACAAATGAAATAGTTTGATGGTTTAATTTTAGAGAATTTATTTTAgactatattatttttttttaatttcaacAGGTCTGCTGGCGTGGAAAAATCATCTGTGTAAAAGTGTTGGGTATACTGGCTTTAATAGATGAGGGAGAAACAGATTGGAAAGTCATTGTTATTAATGTGGAAGACCCCGAGGCTGACAACTTTAATGGTgagcttttaaaaaaaactttaaattaaaCTGACTGTACAATTAGTCTGAAGCAAATTGCTGCCTGAGTCCTCATTTTTCACAGATATTGATGATGTACGAAGACTCAAGCTGGGTTATCTTGAAGCTGCAAAGTGCTAGATGGAAAAGCAGAAAACCAGTCTGCATTTAATGGGGAATTTAAAAATAGGGTAAAGTAAATTCATGATTTTACTGGATATTGTATTTTATCCTGTGTGCTTTGTTGCCAAAGTCATGTTGAAAATTGAACTCTCAAACAGTATGAGTTTGTGTGTAGTCTGGAGGCAGTTTACTTCaaggatgttcctgtatttggctgcaatCATTTGAAAAAAGATTTCAGGTTTAGATTTTTACTTGATTACCTAAAACCTAAAAGATTAGAACAGACGAAAACCTGTGTTACTTCATCATtatgagtgattaagtgagaataTTTTTGTAGTTTTAAAATGATACAGACAAATGCTACCTTATACCTaagtatatttataattattgaaGGGATAAACACTACATATTAtcaattcaatttaattggtaggGGTACATGCATCAAATCTAAATATTACATCTGCCACATCTTCATGCCTCCCTGGATACTATACCTTAcccgttttttctttttttctattatttgttaaactgttggtactatgttttaattattaaattcttCTGTTTGGAAGATGCGATTTAGGGAACCCAATCCATAATATCTGCATGTTTTGGTGGGTAGAAATAAACTAAAGGAGATGTTAGCCACCTACTACAAATACAGTAGTAGCTTGATCCAACCCAGGAGAGGTTTAAACCCAGTTCCCTAGAACCCATGTTGATGTGTGGCACCCACTTCACCTGCTGTTTCACCACTCCACTTTAAATAAAGTACTAGATatttcaaacatttaaaattaacaCTGCATTAAGGACTTTCAAAAGTCATAGTCTTACCATTCAAACATAAATCTGCatcatataaaaatatatatttcataTTGTAGCAAGAAAAGAGTTAAGTTCTGGATTTAGTTTACATACTAGGCTTTATTGGGCAGATGTGAGCTACACAGCAGGGAAAGATGTTCTTTAGCAACTGGGTGAATAAAGCATTCAAACCAGCTGAGCTAGACTTGAACACATATAATTGTAACAATCTAACCAAAAGGAACATTGACACTAACAGAAAGGTCCCTGGCCACAGTGATTAGCAGTGGGTAgacagtgagtagcactgtcacctaacagcaagaacggtttggggaatcaaacccaaactcttcttgctgtgaggtaactgTGCTACTCGCTGTGCCACTGTGTCGCCCATTTGAACACACTAATTACAAAATTTATATTAGGGTGGGTCCATAAACAGTTAATTGACAGATGCACTTTTGAGCCGATGCCACAACATGATAAAGAATAAAactgtttctttaataaatATGCTGATTTTGTGATGTGTAGGATGTCACATTCGTCTGTTCGAAACTAAAGCAGTTCTTTGTGTATAAAACCTAGGTCTATTCACAGACCTTTGGGACACAAATAAGCTGAGAACTCTTTTGGCACACTGTAGTTTACAGTAGCATTGTTGTGCATTAACATCATGGGTCACTCATGAATGTGTTGTATGAAAAAGACAgggcagccgctcaggtggcgcagcggtaaagtacgctagcgcaccagagttgggtttctagatacattgtatcgaaactcagctctgcctttccgactgaattgggcggcagtatgaacaatgtttggctgttgttcagggttaggggtagagtcggagcataggtcctctggtgcgactgcggcccctgctggttgactgacggcgcctgcacagggctgaggaataacattgaggggggtgtgaccctccgtgcgcagtgtctctcggtgtatgaactcggctcgtgcaggtgaaaaatgcaggctgtactgattgcgtgccggaggtggtgcaagtcagttgagtggcgtcctcagtcagcggcaaaagggtcgaatcagtatagaggacacaatcagggtaattggacatgactagaatagggataaaaatttgggggaaaaaagtgggaaaaaaatagataaaaaaacaaacaaaaaaaaatagacagGGCAGTCCTAAATTCTGGCAGCAAACTGCTTTTAGCAGGTTGAAATTTGGACAAGCcgtattcattttatttatcacCAATTTCTGGCTTTGTAGTTATTGCGCCCTTTATTCATTGAATTGCTgttgttttgcttttatttttgtttgtaagAGTTAAACGCTTTTGAGGTAAACAgcagtggtgtgcgatactgcaaaatgtggtatcaatccgataccaagtaaatacagggccagtatcgccaatttcaataccgatactttttacttataaaagcagtttgtttactttcatgtatgggagagcagtgtgtcatgatttatgagtagggcatttattactataatgaactaagtctgaggtttttgttcagaaccaattatataataacacaACATAATTCATCCCTTTCATTgcacttttctgaaaatatcCCCACAcagcttctctctctctctctctgtcattctctcactcactgcTACATGTGTTCGGTCTCTGAGTgcccttatgcctagttcacactacacgattgttgccctgattttcgctcggtgactggtcggcgctagatttgctggctcgggagcaactcggcgttcgctcggcgatcaaaactcagctcttaatcgctatgtgtgaactacccaacaactcgatctgagcggctcgccaagcgctcggcgaccggatcgagatatctagcatgtcagatatctgaatgggtgtttcccgactggcaatgagtgctatgtcgaacagccaatgagaacgcaagatacagcgtgagaagaaatgcaggggaggagtgtaaaaggcTGTACagggcttaatatagtttatatcataatacaCAGGTGTTACAcagaagttttacagtatttctgaccttatcgttctctacaaaacacaaacgttacattgcaaaaatatttattaacctccaactcactacacgACAACCCAAGCCAAATCCACTAagactcatttattttttatctttgtttttccgtgcacaaactttgatcgctcgctacttgtgcaTTTtaggacatggtatcattaaacctttcgtcacatcTTGCGTGTGTTTTCGTAACAAAACGatatttgggagaccagagaagctcgcctgcgattccagttggtgataggtcgtgtagtgtgaaaccccctatcaccgatcagtcgtgtagtgtgaaatacacaccgactgaaagactcccgagtgcaaaagattcagtcatgtagtgtgaactgtacagcga
This genomic interval carries:
- the ppa1a gene encoding LOW QUALITY PROTEIN: inorganic pyrophosphatase 2, mitochondrial (The sequence of the model RefSeq protein was modified relative to this genomic sequence to represent the inferred CDS: inserted 2 bases in 2 codons; substituted 1 base at 1 genomic stop codon), producing MFLRDNLTSKSFLQKYISPIHDIPLYADKNIYYAVVEVPRWTNAKMEIATKEPLNPLKQDXLRDVCNVFPHKVYIWNLRFVYETXEDPGHNDVDTGCSGDNYPIDMCDIGKRVCWRGKIICVKVLGILALIDEGETDWKVIVINVEDPEADNFNDIDDVRRLKLGYLEAXKVLDGKAENQSAFNGEFKNRVK